The following are encoded together in the Salvia hispanica cultivar TCC Black 2014 chromosome 6, UniMelb_Shisp_WGS_1.0, whole genome shotgun sequence genome:
- the LOC125192286 gene encoding cytochrome P450 81Q32-like: MEPTLLYILISLPFLLISLKLYNSRKKLPPTPFPTLPLLGHLPLLKFPLHRTFLTLSRKLGPVFSLRLGTRLMVVVSSPAAAEECFTTNDITLANRPRFIIGKYIGYNYTSLVGAPYGDYWRNLRRLTATEIFSSARLNAFQSIRGNEVRLMLEKLSRKSGEGRVEIREALSEMAFNNIMRMVAGKRYFGVDEDGEEAEEFRGLIKEVFGYGGVSNLADFFPVLRWFDYKGVERNLARISARMDASLQALVDEQRRHGDGNTMISHLLAMQDSDPEYYTEEIIKCIIVMMLLVGTDTSSVTVEWAMSALLNHPDKMKKAREEIDRVIGNDRLLQESDLHNLPYLQNIISETLRLFPAAPLLVPHEASSDCKIAGYDVPRGAIVMVNAWAIHRDPSVWDDPEKFKPERFEGGGIGAPNLLAFGMGRRACPGSGLAHRVVGLALGSLIQCFEWERVDERLVDLSEGKGASMPKNIPFEAKCRVSDVGRRVITV; the protein is encoded by the exons ATGGAACCAACCTTGCTCTACATTCTCATCTCCCTCCCATTTCTCCTCATTTctctaaaactctacaattcaagaaaaaaactCCCACCAACTCCATTCCCCACACTTCCCCTACTAGGCCATCTCCCCCTCCTCAAATTCCCCCTCCACCGCACCTTCCTAACCCTCTCCCGAAAACTCGGCCCCGTCTTCTCCCTCCGCCTCGGCACCCGTCTCATGGTGGTCGTCTCCTCCCCGGCCGCGGCCGAGGAATGCTTCACAACAAACGACATCACCCTCGCCAACCGCCCCCGCTTCATCATCGGCAAATACATCGGCTACAACTACACCTCCCTCGTCGGCGCCCCCTACGGTGACTACTGGCGCAACCTCCGCCGCCTCACGGCCACCGAGATCTTCTCCTCCGCGCGCCTCAACGCGTTCCAATCGATCAGAGGCAACGAAGTCAGGCTCATGCTGGAGAAGCTGAGCAGGAAGTCGGGGGAGGGGCGCGTTGAGATCAGGGAGGCTCTGTCTGAGATGGCATTCAATAACATCATGCGGATGGTGGCCGGAAAGAGGTATTTCGGGGTGGACGAGGACGGCGAGGAGGCGGAGGAGTTCAGGGGGCTTATCAAGGAGGTTTTTGGCTACGGCGGTGTGTCGAACTTGGCGGATTTTTTTCCGGTTTTGAGATGGTTTGATTATAAAGGGGTGGAGAGGAATCTGGCTAGGATTTCTGCTAGGATGGATGCCTCTCTTCAAGCGTTGGTTGATGAGCAGAGACGACATGGCGATGGAAACACCATGATTAGTCACCTCCTTGCTATGCAGGATTCGGATCCAGAATATTATACAGAAGAAATCATCAAATGTATTATTGTG ATGATGCTGCTTGTGGGGACAGACACATCATCCGTAACGGTAGAGTGGGCAATGTCTGCGCTACTAAACCACCCGGACAAGATGAAGaaggcaagagaagagatcgATAGAGTAATCGGAAATGATCGTCTCCTCCAAGAGTCGGATTTACATAACCTCCCTTATCTCCAAAACATTATATCCGAAACATTGCGGTTGTTTCCGGCCGCACCGTTGCTCGTACCCCACGAGGCATCATCAGACTGCAAGATCGCGGGGTACGACGTGCCACGTGGCGCGATCGTGATGGTCAACGCATGGGCCATCCATCGGGACCCATCCGTTTGGGATGACCCGGAGAAGTTCAAGCCAGAGCGGTTCGAAGGCGGGGGAATCGGGGCCCCGAACTTGCTGGCGTTTGGGATGGGCCGGAGGGCGTGCCCGGGTAGCGGGCTGGCCCACCGGGTCGTGGGTTTGGCGTTGGGGAGTTTGATACAATGCTTTGAATGGGAGAGGGTTGATGAAAGGTTGGTGGATTTGAGTGAAGGGAAAGGAGCAAGTATGCCTAAGAATATACCTTTTGAGGCAAAATGTAGAGTTAGTGATGTGGGTCGAAGAGTTATTACTGTTTAA